In the Solanum pennellii chromosome 5, SPENNV200 genome, one interval contains:
- the LOC107020461 gene encoding ribonuclease H2 subunit B isoform X3: MDLTLAPLISAPIPNFCKISSSSTLFCKIAPFFFHPVQNCSPPRGFSCVRKSSMAWCEGLDEARVLIAKEPSKDGNKVEQLLSLRHPKSGNATCYLCVDESLQELHWFKQSYGSWFLGDYVCEDGRLYTATPVDPVFVLLPIFDEARMKKNDDPGKFRQVDEIIYVVGYPGYQHLSSIAESCMQVVCDVKDVGMTKFFRLNDEKVLKWLCLKVIQLKKTLLTLDKNYAARDKKEILTDAVSIVGEYLKEEPWLKLLCSKLSIDLQEDTKASNFEMHSSPMDNSFESFNHEQEGKSEGQEKTTRNKRQTKKIKVETNSLNIKDMFSRATRRGK; the protein is encoded by the exons ATGGACTTGACATTGGCACCACTAATTTCGGCGCCAATTCCAAATTTCTGcaaaatctcttcttcttcaacgcTATTCTGCAAAATTGCTCCTTTCTTCTTCCATCCAGTG CAGAATTGTTCTCCTCCTAGAGGTTTTTCTTGTGTCAGAAAGAGTTCCATGGCTTGGTGTGAAGGTCTCGATGAAGCTCGTGTTCTTATTGCAAAAG AGCCTTCTAAGGATGGGAACAAGGTAGAGCAGCTTTTATCACTCCGACATCCCAAGTCTG GAAATGCAACATGTTACCTTTGTGTTGATGAAtctcttcaagaacttcactggTTCAAGCAATCTTATGGGTCTTGGTTCCTTGGGGATTATGTATGTGAAG ATGGTCGTTTGTATACTGCAACTCCAGTTGATCCAGTTTTTGTTCTGTTGCCTATTTTTGATGAAGCAAGAATGAAG aaaaatgaTGATCCAGGAAAGTTTAGGCAAGTGGATGAAATCATTTACGTTGTAGGCTATCCTGGATATCAGCATCTTTCTTCCATTGCTGAGAGCTGCATGCAAGTGGTTTGTGATGTCAAAG ATGTAGGAATGACAAAGTTTTTCAGGCTTAATGATGAGAAGGTGCTAAAGTGGTTATGCTTGAAG GTAATACAATTGAAGAAGACATTGTTGACACTGGATAAGAACTATGCTGCTCGAGATAAGAAAGAAATAT TAACTGATGCAGTATCTATAGTTGGAGAGTACTTGAAGGAAGAGCCTTGGTTGAAGCTCCTCTGCAGCAAATTAAG CATAGACTTGCAAGAGGACACAAAAGcatcaaattttgaaatgcATTCATCACCAATGGATAATAGTTTCGAGTCCTTCAATCACGAACAG GAGGGAAAGAGTGAAGGTCAGGAGAAGACTACCAGGAACAAAAGACAGACTAAAAAGATCAAAGTGGAAACTAACTCTCTTAATATCAAAGACATGTTTAGTCGGGCTACTAGGCGGGGAAAATGA
- the LOC107020466 gene encoding LOW QUALITY PROTEIN: protein UXT homolog (The sequence of the model RefSeq protein was modified relative to this genomic sequence to represent the inferred CDS: deleted 1 base in 1 codon) — translation MVQKENLCLSKGILDFHYTKLQRLRAPLLFMRSKNLIFDCRNQLLCGRVTIAKSSDFAAKLQFGQRIAMDTIKQEKVRRFEEFIDRRLKPDLVHAIAERDKVFEQQKIFSDLKRNIENLEKNNVTNLKTLVNIGSEVYLQADVPDTTRIFVDVGLGFHVEFTWSEALNYISAKEEKLARQIEEYTRLVASIKAQIKMVCEGIRELLQIPPERAY, via the exons atgGTTCAAAAGGAAAATTTATGTTTGtctaagggtattttagac tTTCACTACACCAAATTGCAACGCCTTAGGGCTCCTCTCCTCTTTATGAGAagcaaaaatttgatttttgactGCAGAAACCAATTACTCTGTGGAAGGGTGACAATCGCAAAAAGCTCAGATTTTGCTGCGAAGCTTCAATTTGGACAAAG GATTGCGATGGACACTATTAAACAAGAAAAAGTAAGGAGATTTGAGGAGTTTATTGATCGCCGTCTGAAACCAGATCTTGTTCACGCAATTGCTGAACG GGACAAGGTCTTTGAACAACAAAAGATTTT CTCTGATTTAAAACGTAATATAGAGAATTTGGAGAAGAACAATGTAACTAATCTGAAGACATTGGTTAATATTGGCTCTGAAGTATACCTGCAAGCTGATGT CCCAGATACAACACGCATATTTGTTGATGTTGGACTTGGATTTCATGTGGAGTTTACTTGGTCAGAAGCTCTAAATTATATATCAGCAAAGGAGGAGAAACTAGCCAG GCAAATAGAGGAATATACACGTCTAGTTGCATCAATTAAGGCCCAGATCAAGATG GTTTGTGAAGGGATCCGTGAGTTGCTCCAGATTCCACCAGAACGAGCTTACTAA
- the LOC107018552 gene encoding pentatricopeptide repeat-containing protein At2g26790, mitochondrial isoform X1, whose amino-acid sequence MWVSSIRLASCRNFFKNIQFIRLKSASSVAQLTPYLSDSSSDEQIGNTHMKNNELSNNTVEVNSYWVTEMLNSLREEPNDALSFFRQLKESGFKHDIQTYMAMIRTFCYWGMDMKLDSLFLEVIKLGKKGLGFEVSDLFEELVEGLNAEGPNSLVRALDGLVKAYASLRMFDEAIDVLFHTKRCGFGLSVLSCNYLMNRLVECGKVDMAVAVYKQLKRISVSPNVYTYGIVIKALCRKGNFEEAVGVFEEMEKAGETPNEFTYSTYIEGLCSYGRSDLGYDVLRAWKGVNLPLDVYAYTAVIRGFVNEKKLQEAEMVLLDMEEQGMVPDAVSYGAVINGYCTAGNISKALAFHDKMETRGIRSNCVIFSLILQCLCKNGKACDAVEQFSSFKKKGIFLDEVAYNGVIDALCKLGRFEEAEKLLDEMKDKRMTPDIVHYTTLINGYCLHGQILDAMGLFDEMKQKGLKPDIITYNVLAGGFSRNGLVKEALHLLDHMKGQGLMPTTVTHNVIIEGLCIGGYGEEAEVFFNSLENKSAENYAAMVNGYCELGNTKDAFELFVRLSKQGALIKRKSSLKLLSSLCLEGEYGKALKLFEIVLSLGDGTCKIMCSKLIASLCSAGDMKRARWVFDNLVWRGFTPDVVIYTMMLNGYCRVNRLQEALYLFDDMKKRGISPDIITYTVMLDGHSKNLKRDRLSSDTRRNGRERTDTGSVFWSEMNGMELTADVICYTVLIDSHCKSDNIDDAIHLFTEMIDRGLEPDSVTYTALICGYCKHGHVEMAKELVNDMWRKGIQPDSHTISALHHGIIKAKKLHLRHNNNSAQNRRLQVI is encoded by the exons ATGTGGGTTTCGTCAATAAGGTTAGCTTCTTGCAGAAATTTTTTCAAGAACATTCAATTTATTCGATTAAAATCAGCTTCTTCAGTAGCTCAATTAACTCCATATTTGTCAGATTCTAGTTCTGATGAACAAATTGGAAATACCCACATGAAAAATAATGAGTTAAGTAACAATACTGTTGAGGTGAACTCGTATTGGGTTACTGAAATGCTTAATAGTTTAAGGGAAGAGCCTAATGATGCTTTATCATTTTTTCGTCAGTTGAAAGAAAGTGGGTTTAAACATGATATTCAAACTTATATGGCTATGATTAGGACATTTTGTTATTGGGGTATGGATATGAAGTTGGATTCTTTGTTTTTAGAGGTTATAAAATTGGGAAAGAAGGGGTTGGGTTTTGAAGTTTCTGACTTGTTTGAGGAATTGGTGGAGGGGCTGAATGCTGAGGGCCCCAATTCGTTGGTTCGGGCTTTAGATGGATTGGTTAAGGCTTATGCTAGTTTAAGGATGTTTGATGAAGCTATTGATGTTTTGTTCCACACAAAAAGGTGTGGTTTTGGATTGAGTGTGTTGTCGTGTAATTATCTCATGAATAGGCTTGTTGAGTGTGGGAAAGTAGATATGGCTGTGGCGGTTTATAAACAGTTGAAGAGGATTTCGGTGAGTCCAAATGTGTATACTTATGGAATTGTGATCAAGGCATTATGTAGAAAAGGCAATTTTGAAGAAGCAGTTGGTGTATTTGAGGAGATGGAGAAAGCCGGTGAAACTCCTAATGAGTTTACTTATTCTACTTATATTGAAGGGCTTTGCTCGTATGGTAGATCAGACTTGGGCTATGACGTATTGCGGGCGTGGAAAGGGGTAAATTTACCCCTTGATGTCTATGCCTACACTGCTGTAATTCGTGGGTTTGTTAATGAGAAGAAGCTGCAAGAGGCAGAAATGGTGCTGCTTGACATGGAGGAGCAAGGAATGGTCCCTGATGCCGTTTCTTATGGGGCTGTAATTAATGGATACTGCACTGCAGGGAACATTTCCAAAGCTCTGGCTTTCCATGACAAGATGGAAACAAGGGGTATCAGAAGTAATTGTGTGATTTTTAGCTTAATTCTTCAGTGCTTGTGCAAAAATGGCAAGGCATGTGATGCCGTTGAACAGTTCAGTAGTTTTAAGAAGAAAGGTATTTTTCTTGATGAGGTGGCTTATAATGGTGTAATTGATGCTTTGTGCAAACTCGGTAGGTTTGAAGAGGCTGAGAAGTTGCTCGATGAGATGAAGGATAAGAGGATGACACCTGACATCGTGCATTACACTACTTTAATAAATGGCTATTGCCTCCATGGACAAATTTTAGATGCGATGggtttatttgatgaaatgaaacaaaaagGCTTGAAACCTGACATTATTACTTATAATGTACTTGCTGGTGGATTTTCTAGAAATGGCCTTGTTAAAGAGGCACTTCACCTTTTGGACCATATGAAGGGACAAGGCTTGATGCCAACCACTGTCACACATAATGTGATTATTGAGGGCTTATGTATTGGAGGTTATGGGGAAGAGGCTGAAGTATTTTTCAATAGTTTGGAAAataaatctgcagaaaattatgCTGCCATGGTGAATGGGTATTGTGAATTAGGCAATACCAAAGATGCTTTTGAGCTTTTCGTTAGACTATCAAAACAAGGTGctttaattaaaaggaaatcTAGTTTGAAGCTTCTAAGTAGCCTATGTCTCGAAGGAGAATATGGAAAAGCGTTAAAGCTGTTCGAGATAGTGTTGTCATTAGGTGATGGCACTTGTAAAATAATGTGTAGCAAACTAATAGCTTCCTTATGTAGTGCTGGAGATATGAAAAGGGCCAGGTGGGTGTTCGATAATTTGGTTTGGAGAGGATTTACACCTGATGTGGTCATTTATACCATGATGTTAAATGGTTATTGCAGGGTAAATCGCTTGCAGGAAGCCCTTTATCTTTTTGATGATATGAAGAAAAGGGGTATTTCTCCTGATATTATTACTTATACAGTTATGCTTGATGGCCATTCTAAGAATTTAAAGAGAGATCGATTGTCATCAGATACAAGGAGGAATGGCAGAGAAAGAACGGATACAGGGTCAGTTTTTTGGAGTGAAATGAACGGGATGGAATTAACTGCTGATGTCATTTGTTACACTGTTTTGATTGATAGTCACTGTAAATCAGACAACATTGATGATGCTATTCACCTTTTCACTGAAATGATTGATAGAGGTTTAGAACCTGATAGTGTGACATACACAGCTCTAATATGTGGCTATTGTAAGCATGGACATGTTGAGATGGCTAAAGAACTTGTGAATGATATGTGGAGAAAGGGAATACAACCAGATAGCCATACCATCTCAGCACTACATCATGGAATCATAAAGGCTAAAAAGTTGCACCTTAGGCATAACAATAACTCAGCCCAAAATCGGAG ACTTCAGGTTATCTAG
- the LOC107020461 gene encoding ribonuclease H2 subunit B isoform X1 translates to MDLTLAPLISAPIPNFCKISSSSTLFCKIAPFFFHPVQNCSPPRGFSCVRKSSMAWCEGLDEARVLIAKEPSKDGNKVEQLLSLRHPKSGNATCYLCVDESLQELHWFKQSYGSWFLGDYVCEDGRLYTATPVDPVFVLLPIFDEARMKKNDDPGKFRQVDEIIYVVGYPGYQHLSSIAESCMQVVCDVKDVGMTKFFRLNDEKVLKWLCLKVIQLKKTLLTLDKNYAARDKKEILTDAVSIVGEYLKEEPWLKLLCSKLSIDLQEDTKASNFEMHSSPMDNSFESFNHEQQEGKSEGQEKTTRNKRQTKKIKVETNSLNIKDMFSRATRRGK, encoded by the exons ATGGACTTGACATTGGCACCACTAATTTCGGCGCCAATTCCAAATTTCTGcaaaatctcttcttcttcaacgcTATTCTGCAAAATTGCTCCTTTCTTCTTCCATCCAGTG CAGAATTGTTCTCCTCCTAGAGGTTTTTCTTGTGTCAGAAAGAGTTCCATGGCTTGGTGTGAAGGTCTCGATGAAGCTCGTGTTCTTATTGCAAAAG AGCCTTCTAAGGATGGGAACAAGGTAGAGCAGCTTTTATCACTCCGACATCCCAAGTCTG GAAATGCAACATGTTACCTTTGTGTTGATGAAtctcttcaagaacttcactggTTCAAGCAATCTTATGGGTCTTGGTTCCTTGGGGATTATGTATGTGAAG ATGGTCGTTTGTATACTGCAACTCCAGTTGATCCAGTTTTTGTTCTGTTGCCTATTTTTGATGAAGCAAGAATGAAG aaaaatgaTGATCCAGGAAAGTTTAGGCAAGTGGATGAAATCATTTACGTTGTAGGCTATCCTGGATATCAGCATCTTTCTTCCATTGCTGAGAGCTGCATGCAAGTGGTTTGTGATGTCAAAG ATGTAGGAATGACAAAGTTTTTCAGGCTTAATGATGAGAAGGTGCTAAAGTGGTTATGCTTGAAG GTAATACAATTGAAGAAGACATTGTTGACACTGGATAAGAACTATGCTGCTCGAGATAAGAAAGAAATAT TAACTGATGCAGTATCTATAGTTGGAGAGTACTTGAAGGAAGAGCCTTGGTTGAAGCTCCTCTGCAGCAAATTAAG CATAGACTTGCAAGAGGACACAAAAGcatcaaattttgaaatgcATTCATCACCAATGGATAATAGTTTCGAGTCCTTCAATCACGAACAG CAGGAGGGAAAGAGTGAAGGTCAGGAGAAGACTACCAGGAACAAAAGACAGACTAAAAAGATCAAAGTGGAAACTAACTCTCTTAATATCAAAGACATGTTTAGTCGGGCTACTAGGCGGGGAAAATGA
- the LOC107020461 gene encoding ribonuclease H2 subunit B isoform X4, whose translation MAWCEGLDEARVLIAKEPSKDGNKVEQLLSLRHPKSGNATCYLCVDESLQELHWFKQSYGSWFLGDYVCEDGRLYTATPVDPVFVLLPIFDEARMKKNDDPGKFRQVDEIIYVVGYPGYQHLSSIAESCMQVVCDVKDVGMTKFFRLNDEKVLKWLCLKVIQLKKTLLTLDKNYAARDKKEILTDAVSIVGEYLKEEPWLKLLCSKLSIDLQEDTKASNFEMHSSPMDNSFESFNHEQQEGKSEGQEKTTRNKRQTKKIKVETNSLNIKDMFSRATRRGK comes from the exons ATGGCTTGGTGTGAAGGTCTCGATGAAGCTCGTGTTCTTATTGCAAAAG AGCCTTCTAAGGATGGGAACAAGGTAGAGCAGCTTTTATCACTCCGACATCCCAAGTCTG GAAATGCAACATGTTACCTTTGTGTTGATGAAtctcttcaagaacttcactggTTCAAGCAATCTTATGGGTCTTGGTTCCTTGGGGATTATGTATGTGAAG ATGGTCGTTTGTATACTGCAACTCCAGTTGATCCAGTTTTTGTTCTGTTGCCTATTTTTGATGAAGCAAGAATGAAG aaaaatgaTGATCCAGGAAAGTTTAGGCAAGTGGATGAAATCATTTACGTTGTAGGCTATCCTGGATATCAGCATCTTTCTTCCATTGCTGAGAGCTGCATGCAAGTGGTTTGTGATGTCAAAG ATGTAGGAATGACAAAGTTTTTCAGGCTTAATGATGAGAAGGTGCTAAAGTGGTTATGCTTGAAG GTAATACAATTGAAGAAGACATTGTTGACACTGGATAAGAACTATGCTGCTCGAGATAAGAAAGAAATAT TAACTGATGCAGTATCTATAGTTGGAGAGTACTTGAAGGAAGAGCCTTGGTTGAAGCTCCTCTGCAGCAAATTAAG CATAGACTTGCAAGAGGACACAAAAGcatcaaattttgaaatgcATTCATCACCAATGGATAATAGTTTCGAGTCCTTCAATCACGAACAG CAGGAGGGAAAGAGTGAAGGTCAGGAGAAGACTACCAGGAACAAAAGACAGACTAAAAAGATCAAAGTGGAAACTAACTCTCTTAATATCAAAGACATGTTTAGTCGGGCTACTAGGCGGGGAAAATGA
- the LOC107020461 gene encoding ribonuclease H2 subunit B isoform X2, protein MDLTLAPLISAPIPNFCKISSSSTLFCKIAPFFFHPVNCSPPRGFSCVRKSSMAWCEGLDEARVLIAKEPSKDGNKVEQLLSLRHPKSGNATCYLCVDESLQELHWFKQSYGSWFLGDYVCEDGRLYTATPVDPVFVLLPIFDEARMKKNDDPGKFRQVDEIIYVVGYPGYQHLSSIAESCMQVVCDVKDVGMTKFFRLNDEKVLKWLCLKVIQLKKTLLTLDKNYAARDKKEILTDAVSIVGEYLKEEPWLKLLCSKLSIDLQEDTKASNFEMHSSPMDNSFESFNHEQQEGKSEGQEKTTRNKRQTKKIKVETNSLNIKDMFSRATRRGK, encoded by the exons ATGGACTTGACATTGGCACCACTAATTTCGGCGCCAATTCCAAATTTCTGcaaaatctcttcttcttcaacgcTATTCTGCAAAATTGCTCCTTTCTTCTTCCATCCAGTG AATTGTTCTCCTCCTAGAGGTTTTTCTTGTGTCAGAAAGAGTTCCATGGCTTGGTGTGAAGGTCTCGATGAAGCTCGTGTTCTTATTGCAAAAG AGCCTTCTAAGGATGGGAACAAGGTAGAGCAGCTTTTATCACTCCGACATCCCAAGTCTG GAAATGCAACATGTTACCTTTGTGTTGATGAAtctcttcaagaacttcactggTTCAAGCAATCTTATGGGTCTTGGTTCCTTGGGGATTATGTATGTGAAG ATGGTCGTTTGTATACTGCAACTCCAGTTGATCCAGTTTTTGTTCTGTTGCCTATTTTTGATGAAGCAAGAATGAAG aaaaatgaTGATCCAGGAAAGTTTAGGCAAGTGGATGAAATCATTTACGTTGTAGGCTATCCTGGATATCAGCATCTTTCTTCCATTGCTGAGAGCTGCATGCAAGTGGTTTGTGATGTCAAAG ATGTAGGAATGACAAAGTTTTTCAGGCTTAATGATGAGAAGGTGCTAAAGTGGTTATGCTTGAAG GTAATACAATTGAAGAAGACATTGTTGACACTGGATAAGAACTATGCTGCTCGAGATAAGAAAGAAATAT TAACTGATGCAGTATCTATAGTTGGAGAGTACTTGAAGGAAGAGCCTTGGTTGAAGCTCCTCTGCAGCAAATTAAG CATAGACTTGCAAGAGGACACAAAAGcatcaaattttgaaatgcATTCATCACCAATGGATAATAGTTTCGAGTCCTTCAATCACGAACAG CAGGAGGGAAAGAGTGAAGGTCAGGAGAAGACTACCAGGAACAAAAGACAGACTAAAAAGATCAAAGTGGAAACTAACTCTCTTAATATCAAAGACATGTTTAGTCGGGCTACTAGGCGGGGAAAATGA
- the LOC107020465 gene encoding cytosolic sulfotransferase 5-like — translation MCEKKSSPIVNNNEEIEKLPKTDHFWNNSQLYQWEGFWSTLIILKAAMVFKATFKSEPNDVLLASSMKTGTTWLKAICVSIMQAGNKEEEEEDLLVKDNPHFYVPTIEAMDYYSKPLTHDLYTMPSPRLFHTHLPYRVLPDSIKNSNNCKIIYITRNPKDTLISMWHFMNSRNRLEDLSPLEEVVEHFCKGVHQYGPFFEHVLEYWEESKKEPQKILFLKYEDLKIDTKKEVAKIALFLGKPFGNEEDLEIVLNKCSLERLKNLEVNKSGSILSNIHNSAYFRKGIVGDWKNYMKPEMEEQLDKITKLKLQGSGLEL, via the exons ATGTGTGAGAAAAAATCATCACCAATTGTGaataataatgaagaaataGAGAAACTGCCCAAAACTGATCATTTTTGGAATAACTCTCAACTTTATCAGTGGGAAGGGTTTTGGTCCACTCTTATCATTTTAAAGGCAGCCATGGTCTTCAAGGCAACCTTCAAATCAGAACCTAATGATGTTCTCTTGGCATCTTCCATGAAAAcag GTACAACATGGCTCAAGGCCATATGTGTATCCATCATGCAAGCTGGTaataaagaggaagaagaagaagacctTTTAGTTAAGGATAATCCTCATTTCTATGTTCCAACAATAGAGGCCATGGATTATTATTCAAAACCTCTAACTCATGATCTATACACAATGCCCTCTCCAAGATTATTTCACACTCATTTACCTTATAGAGTTTTGCCAGATTCAATCAAAAATTCGAATAATTGCAAGATTATATACATAACAAGAAATCCTAAAGATACCTTAATTTCTATGTGGCATTTCATGAATAGTCGTAACCGTTTAGAAGATCTCTCTCCTTTAGAAGAAGTTGTGGAGCACTTTTGCAAAGGGGTTCATCAGTATGGGCCTTTTTTCGAACATGTTCTTGAATATTGGGAAGAAAGTAAAAAAGAGcctcaaaaaatattattcttgaAGTATGAAGACTTGAAGATAGACACTAAGAAAGAGGTGGCAAAAATAGCCTTGTTTCTTGGAAAACCTTTTGGTAATGAAGAGGATTTGGAGATAGTTTTGAACAAGTGTAGCTTGGAGAGGCTTAAGAACTTGGAGGTTAATAAGAGTGGATCAATCTTATCTAATATCCACAATAGTGCATATTTCAGAAAAGGGATTGTTGGGGATTGGAAGAATTACATGAAACCTGAAATGGAAGAGCAACTTGACAAGATAACCAAGTTGAAGCTTCAAGGGAGTGGCCTTGAACTTTGA
- the LOC107018552 gene encoding pentatricopeptide repeat-containing protein At2g26790, mitochondrial isoform X2: protein MWVSSIRLASCRNFFKNIQFIRLKSASSVAQLTPYLSDSSSDEQIGNTHMKNNELSNNTVEVNSYWVTEMLNSLREEPNDALSFFRQLKESGFKHDIQTYMAMIRTFCYWGMDMKLDSLFLEVIKLGKKGLGFEVSDLFEELVEGLNAEGPNSLVRALDGLVKAYASLRMFDEAIDVLFHTKRCGFGLSVLSCNYLMNRLVECGKVDMAVAVYKQLKRISVSPNVYTYGIVIKALCRKGNFEEAVGVFEEMEKAGETPNEFTYSTYIEGLCSYGRSDLGYDVLRAWKGVNLPLDVYAYTAVIRGFVNEKKLQEAEMVLLDMEEQGMVPDAVSYGAVINGYCTAGNISKALAFHDKMETRGIRSNCVIFSLILQCLCKNGKACDAVEQFSSFKKKGIFLDEVAYNGVIDALCKLGRFEEAEKLLDEMKDKRMTPDIVHYTTLINGYCLHGQILDAMGLFDEMKQKGLKPDIITYNVLAGGFSRNGLVKEALHLLDHMKGQGLMPTTVTHNVIIEGLCIGGYGEEAEVFFNSLENKSAENYAAMVNGYCELGNTKDAFELFVRLSKQGALIKRKSSLKLLSSLCLEGEYGKALKLFEIVLSLGDGTCKIMCSKLIASLCSAGDMKRARWVFDNLVWRGFTPDVVIYTMMLNGYCRVNRLQEALYLFDDMKKRGISPDIITYTVMLDGHSKNLKRDRLSSDTRRNGRERTDTGSVFWSEMNGMELTADVICYTVLIDSHCKSDNIDDAIHLFTEMIDRGLEPDSVTYTALICGYCKHGHVEMAKELVNDMWRKGIQPDSHTISALHHGIIKAKKLHLRHNNNSAQNRRR from the exons ATGTGGGTTTCGTCAATAAGGTTAGCTTCTTGCAGAAATTTTTTCAAGAACATTCAATTTATTCGATTAAAATCAGCTTCTTCAGTAGCTCAATTAACTCCATATTTGTCAGATTCTAGTTCTGATGAACAAATTGGAAATACCCACATGAAAAATAATGAGTTAAGTAACAATACTGTTGAGGTGAACTCGTATTGGGTTACTGAAATGCTTAATAGTTTAAGGGAAGAGCCTAATGATGCTTTATCATTTTTTCGTCAGTTGAAAGAAAGTGGGTTTAAACATGATATTCAAACTTATATGGCTATGATTAGGACATTTTGTTATTGGGGTATGGATATGAAGTTGGATTCTTTGTTTTTAGAGGTTATAAAATTGGGAAAGAAGGGGTTGGGTTTTGAAGTTTCTGACTTGTTTGAGGAATTGGTGGAGGGGCTGAATGCTGAGGGCCCCAATTCGTTGGTTCGGGCTTTAGATGGATTGGTTAAGGCTTATGCTAGTTTAAGGATGTTTGATGAAGCTATTGATGTTTTGTTCCACACAAAAAGGTGTGGTTTTGGATTGAGTGTGTTGTCGTGTAATTATCTCATGAATAGGCTTGTTGAGTGTGGGAAAGTAGATATGGCTGTGGCGGTTTATAAACAGTTGAAGAGGATTTCGGTGAGTCCAAATGTGTATACTTATGGAATTGTGATCAAGGCATTATGTAGAAAAGGCAATTTTGAAGAAGCAGTTGGTGTATTTGAGGAGATGGAGAAAGCCGGTGAAACTCCTAATGAGTTTACTTATTCTACTTATATTGAAGGGCTTTGCTCGTATGGTAGATCAGACTTGGGCTATGACGTATTGCGGGCGTGGAAAGGGGTAAATTTACCCCTTGATGTCTATGCCTACACTGCTGTAATTCGTGGGTTTGTTAATGAGAAGAAGCTGCAAGAGGCAGAAATGGTGCTGCTTGACATGGAGGAGCAAGGAATGGTCCCTGATGCCGTTTCTTATGGGGCTGTAATTAATGGATACTGCACTGCAGGGAACATTTCCAAAGCTCTGGCTTTCCATGACAAGATGGAAACAAGGGGTATCAGAAGTAATTGTGTGATTTTTAGCTTAATTCTTCAGTGCTTGTGCAAAAATGGCAAGGCATGTGATGCCGTTGAACAGTTCAGTAGTTTTAAGAAGAAAGGTATTTTTCTTGATGAGGTGGCTTATAATGGTGTAATTGATGCTTTGTGCAAACTCGGTAGGTTTGAAGAGGCTGAGAAGTTGCTCGATGAGATGAAGGATAAGAGGATGACACCTGACATCGTGCATTACACTACTTTAATAAATGGCTATTGCCTCCATGGACAAATTTTAGATGCGATGggtttatttgatgaaatgaaacaaaaagGCTTGAAACCTGACATTATTACTTATAATGTACTTGCTGGTGGATTTTCTAGAAATGGCCTTGTTAAAGAGGCACTTCACCTTTTGGACCATATGAAGGGACAAGGCTTGATGCCAACCACTGTCACACATAATGTGATTATTGAGGGCTTATGTATTGGAGGTTATGGGGAAGAGGCTGAAGTATTTTTCAATAGTTTGGAAAataaatctgcagaaaattatgCTGCCATGGTGAATGGGTATTGTGAATTAGGCAATACCAAAGATGCTTTTGAGCTTTTCGTTAGACTATCAAAACAAGGTGctttaattaaaaggaaatcTAGTTTGAAGCTTCTAAGTAGCCTATGTCTCGAAGGAGAATATGGAAAAGCGTTAAAGCTGTTCGAGATAGTGTTGTCATTAGGTGATGGCACTTGTAAAATAATGTGTAGCAAACTAATAGCTTCCTTATGTAGTGCTGGAGATATGAAAAGGGCCAGGTGGGTGTTCGATAATTTGGTTTGGAGAGGATTTACACCTGATGTGGTCATTTATACCATGATGTTAAATGGTTATTGCAGGGTAAATCGCTTGCAGGAAGCCCTTTATCTTTTTGATGATATGAAGAAAAGGGGTATTTCTCCTGATATTATTACTTATACAGTTATGCTTGATGGCCATTCTAAGAATTTAAAGAGAGATCGATTGTCATCAGATACAAGGAGGAATGGCAGAGAAAGAACGGATACAGGGTCAGTTTTTTGGAGTGAAATGAACGGGATGGAATTAACTGCTGATGTCATTTGTTACACTGTTTTGATTGATAGTCACTGTAAATCAGACAACATTGATGATGCTATTCACCTTTTCACTGAAATGATTGATAGAGGTTTAGAACCTGATAGTGTGACATACACAGCTCTAATATGTGGCTATTGTAAGCATGGACATGTTGAGATGGCTAAAGAACTTGTGAATGATATGTGGAGAAAGGGAATACAACCAGATAGCCATACCATCTCAGCACTACATCATGGAATCATAAAGGCTAAAAAGTTGCACCTTAGGCATAACAATAACTCAGCCCAAAATCGGAG GAGATGA